CTGTCGGCGACTTCGCCGATGCGGCGCTCGACGAGATCACGCACCTCAGGGTCGAGCGTGCGCACGGTGCCGGCGAGCTCGGCGATCTCCGGGATGATGTTGAAGGCCGTGCCGGAATGGAATTGCGTGATCGAGATGACCGCTGATTTCAGCGGATCCACGTTGCGCGCCACGATCGATTGCAGCGCGTTGACGATCTGCGAGCCGATCAGCACGCTGTCGACGGATTTGTGCGGACCCGCGCCGGCGTGACCGCCCTTGCCGTGGACCGTGATCTGGATGTTGTCGGAGGAAGCGAGCATCGCGCCGGGCGTGGTTGCGAAATGGCCTTCGGGCAAGTTCGGCATGTTGTGCATGCCGTAGACTTCCTGGATGTTCCAGCGCGTCATCAGCCCGTCCTCGACCATGGCCTTGCCACCACCGCCGCCTTCCTCGGCGGGCTGAAAGATCATGATCGCGGTGCCGTCGAAATTCCGCGTCTCGGCGAGATATTTGGCCGCGCCGAGCAGCATCGCGGTGTGGCCGTCATGGCCGCAGGCGTGCATCTTGCCGGGCACCTTCGATGCATAAGGTACGCCCGAGGTCTCCATGATCGGCAGCGCGTCCATGTCGGCGCGCAGGCCGATGGTCTTGCCGGAAGCGGACTTGCGACCGCGGATCACGCCAACGACCCCGGTGCGGCCGATGCCCGTCACCACCTCGTCGCAGCCGAACTCGCGCAAGCGATCGGCGACGATGCCGGCCGTGCGGTGGACGTCGTATTGCAGTTCGGGATTCTCGTGGAAGTCATGGCGCCAGGCGGCCATTTCGTCGGAGAGGGCGGCAACGCGGTTGACGATGGGCATGAGGGGGGATCCGTTTCCTGCGGGTTTTTATCTCATTCCGGGGCGATGCGACGCATCGAACCGGAACTCTGGAGATTGTAGCGCGAGATTCCGGGTTCACGCTTCGCGTGCCCCGGAATGACTGTGAATGTCAGCTTTCCCCGAACACGCGCTTGAAGATCGTGTCGACGTGTTTGAGGTGATAGCCGAGGTCGAACTGCTCCTCGATCTCGGCGTCGCTGAGATATTTCTTTACCTCGGCGTCCTGCTTCAGGAGTTGCAAGAAGTCGCCTTCGCCGCGCCAGACCGGCATGGCGTTGCGCTGCACCAGCTTGTAGGAATCCTCGCGGCTCGCGCCCTTCTGCGTCAGCGCCAGGAGCACGCGCTGCGAATGCACGAGGCCGCCGAGGCGGTCGAGGTTCTTCTGCATGTTGGCAGGGTACACCAGCAGCTTGTCGATCAGGCCGGCAAGGCGCACCAGCGCGAAATCGAGCGTCACGGTCGCGTCCGGGCCCATCATGCGCTCGGCAGAGGAGTGCGAAATGTCGCGCTCGTGCCAGAGCACGACGTTCTCCAGCGCCGGCGTCACATAGGCGCGCACCATGCGGGACAGGCCCGTGAGGTTCTCCGACAGCACCGGGTTGCGCTTGTGCGGCATCGCGGAGGAGCCTTTCTGCCCCTCGGAGAAGAACTCCTCGGCTTCCAGTACCTCGGTGCGTTGCATGTGGCGGATCTCCACCGCGATGCGCTCGACCGAGGCGGCGATCACGCCGAGGGTCGAGAAGTACATCGCGTGGCGGTCGCGCGGGATTACCTGGGTGGAAATCGGCTCGGGGACGAGGCCCATCGCTTTCGCGACATGCTCTTCGACGCGCGGATCGATCTGCGCGAAGGTGCCGACGGCGCCGGAGATGGCGCAGGTCGCGACCTCCTTGCGCGCCGCAATCAGGCGCTCCTTGGCGCGCGTGAATTCGGCATAGGCATAAGCGAGCTTGAGGCCGAAGGTCACCGGCTCGGCATGGATGCCGTGGCTGCGGCCGATGGTCGGCGTCATCTTGTGCTCGAAGGCGCGCTTCTTGAGCGCGGCCAAAACCTTGTCGAGGTCGGCGAGCAGCAGGTCGGCGGCGCGGGTCAGCTGGACGTTGAGGCAGGTGTCGAGCACGTCGGAGGAGGTCATGCCCTGGTGCACGAAACGCGCCTCGGGGCCCACGATCTCGGCGAGGTGGGTGAGGAAGGCGATGACGTCGTGCTTGGTCTCGCGCTCGATCTCGTCGATGCGGGCAACGTCGAAGGTGGCGTTCTTGGCCTTGGCCCAAACCGTCCTGGCAGCCTCCTTGGGGATGGTCCCGAGCTCGGCAAGGGCGTCCGCCGCATGCGCCTCGATCTCGAACCAGATCTTGAACCGGGTCTGCGGCTCCCAGATCGAGGCCATTTCGGGACGGGTATAGCGGGGGATCATGGGGCGGCTCCAGGAAGGTGGGCGGGT
The nucleotide sequence above comes from Bradyrhizobium sp. NDS-1. Encoded proteins:
- the purB gene encoding adenylosuccinate lyase → MIPRYTRPEMASIWEPQTRFKIWFEIEAHAADALAELGTIPKEAARTVWAKAKNATFDVARIDEIERETKHDVIAFLTHLAEIVGPEARFVHQGMTSSDVLDTCLNVQLTRAADLLLADLDKVLAALKKRAFEHKMTPTIGRSHGIHAEPVTFGLKLAYAYAEFTRAKERLIAARKEVATCAISGAVGTFAQIDPRVEEHVAKAMGLVPEPISTQVIPRDRHAMYFSTLGVIAASVERIAVEIRHMQRTEVLEAEEFFSEGQKGSSAMPHKRNPVLSENLTGLSRMVRAYVTPALENVVLWHERDISHSSAERMMGPDATVTLDFALVRLAGLIDKLLVYPANMQKNLDRLGGLVHSQRVLLALTQKGASREDSYKLVQRNAMPVWRGEGDFLQLLKQDAEVKKYLSDAEIEEQFDLGYHLKHVDTIFKRVFGES
- a CDS encoding M20 aminoacylase family protein; the encoded protein is MPIVNRVAALSDEMAAWRHDFHENPELQYDVHRTAGIVADRLREFGCDEVVTGIGRTGVVGVIRGRKSASGKTIGLRADMDALPIMETSGVPYASKVPGKMHACGHDGHTAMLLGAAKYLAETRNFDGTAIMIFQPAEEGGGGGKAMVEDGLMTRWNIQEVYGMHNMPNLPEGHFATTPGAMLASSDNIQITVHGKGGHAGAGPHKSVDSVLIGSQIVNALQSIVARNVDPLKSAVISITQFHSGTAFNIIPEIAELAGTVRTLDPEVRDLVERRIGEVADSIARAYGGSAETKYTRMYPVTMNHAREAGLAADVARDIVGADRVNDKFIPMMGAEDFSFMLEARPGAMVLVGMGDGNECHHPAYVFNDNILGHGASFWARLVETRMPAG